A part of Fusobacterium perfoetens genomic DNA contains:
- a CDS encoding Asp23/Gls24 family envelope stress response protein — MNNLGNIKIADDVVKTIAAKATEDVEGVYKLAGGVADEFGKILGKKRGINGVKVEVGEKECSIDTFIIVKHGYPISEVAKKVQESVLEAVSSLTALKVIEVNVFVQDVKIEDVKGIKDESETTGEIE; from the coding sequence ATGAATAACTTAGGAAACATTAAAATCGCTGATGATGTAGTAAAAACAATAGCTGCAAAAGCAACAGAAGATGTTGAGGGAGTTTATAAACTAGCCGGAGGTGTTGCTGACGAGTTTGGAAAAATCCTTGGTAAAAAAAGAGGAATAAATGGTGTTAAAGTAGAAGTTGGAGAAAAAGAATGTAGCATCGATACTTTCATAATTGTAAAACATGGTTATCCAATCTCTGAAGTTGCAAAAAAAGTTCAAGAATCTGTTCTTGAAGCAGTATCTAGTTTAACTGCTTTAAAAGTTATAGAAGTTAACGTTTTTGTTCAAGATGTAAAAATTGAAGATGTAAAAGGAATTAAAGACGAATCTGAAACTACTGGTGAAATAGAATAA
- the amaP gene encoding alkaline shock response membrane anchor protein AmaP translates to MFKKVLFFIAWVGIFVLSVAGIIFSVRPLDQRLLLSFKPDQLQHPIYVIFLGISVVYFVLSLIKFFSLFNRTNGYLINGSNGEVLVSTESIKSIIKESLENDTEVKNLKILCGKSGKKYKVTLFIDLHTTRSIAEKSAEIQQLIKDELFKRLELEISVVEIKISKVSTKAD, encoded by the coding sequence ATGTTTAAAAAGGTTCTATTTTTTATCGCTTGGGTAGGAATTTTTGTTCTTTCAGTGGCAGGAATAATTTTCTCTGTACGTCCATTAGATCAAAGATTATTACTAAGCTTTAAACCTGATCAATTACAGCACCCAATATATGTTATTTTCTTGGGTATATCTGTAGTTTATTTTGTTCTTTCATTAATAAAATTCTTTAGCCTTTTCAATAGAACTAATGGATACCTTATCAATGGTTCAAATGGAGAAGTTTTAGTATCTACTGAATCAATCAAAAGTATTATAAAAGAATCTCTTGAAAATGATACTGAAGTAAAAAATTTAAAAATCCTTTGTGGAAAAAGTGGAAAAAAATATAAAGTTACACTTTTTATAGATCTTCACACAACAAGAAGTATTGCAGAAAAATCTGCTGAAATTCAACAACTTATAAAAGATGAACTTTTCAAAAGACTTGAATTAGAAATAAGCGTTGTTGAAATAAAAATTTCTAAAGTTTCTACAAAAGCTGACTAA
- a CDS encoding DUF2273 domain-containing protein, with translation MLEEFIYSFLENRKKILGGIIGFVVSILFISFGLLSTLFIVAMTILGYNLGNMEYKNLLTKFKELLSNMLNKIDTN, from the coding sequence GTGTTAGAAGAGTTTATATATTCTTTTTTAGAAAATAGAAAAAAAATCTTAGGTGGAATTATTGGTTTTGTAGTTTCAATCCTATTTATTTCTTTTGGTTTACTATCTACATTGTTTATAGTTGCTATGACAATTCTAGGTTATAATCTTGGAAATATGGAATATAAAAATTTATTAACAAAATTTAAAGAATTATTAAGTAATATGCTTAATAAAATTGATACAAATTAG